TGCAGATGGCGATGCCAAACGTCCAAGCAACGGGTCGCTCAAGTACGATATAAACCGATTATTAGAGAAAGAATAATATACAATAGTTCGAATAATTTTTATTAAACGCAGAGACAGAGAGGTGCAGAAATTTGATTATCAAATAGTTACAAAAATTCGCTCTGTTTTCTAATCACCTGACTATCAATTTATTAAAAAAGCACTGCAGACTATTTTAATATAGGAACGTCAATAAAAAAAAAACCCAATTTAGACTCTTGAGGTTTTGCATCAAAGGTTCTCTATTGCAATGAAAATCAATATTCTTCAAAGAGTACACTTCAAAAGTCTCCACCTCAAATATGGTGTTTATTTTGTTGGCAACCTTTAGCATCCCACATTTTTTGTATATTTGTAGCTCTTTTTGTTAAACTCAACCCAATAATCTTTTGCAATGCATTGAAATTATATTCATGTACATTTTCATAGTGTGCAACAAGCATATATTTTTATGGGATACGATTATTATGTAAAGGTTATTGGCCGCATTTTGGTGGGATTGTATTTTTTTCTTCAATTTGCTTCCTTTCTGCTCAGATTAGAGGATCAAAAAAAACGCTTGGAAAATCACAAGGCTTACCTGCCTATAAGATGGCTACAGGTCATGCTTTATAGTGTGATTGGGTTGTTTTTTGTCATTGATTTTTATGCACAATACACCGCAGCCTTTGCTATCGGACTTATTATGTTTGAAGTGCTGATGATTGATTTGCAGGGCGAGCCATTCACTTTATACCCCAATAATTACCGTTTTCAAGCCATTCTTTCAAAAATCGTATTGATTGCAGCTTGTTTGTTGATAATAGGAAGATAAGAACTCCTATTAAAGTCAATTGACATACAAGACCAATCCCTTCAAATAATGCCCTTCTGGATGAAAAATATTAATCGGATGATCTGCAGGTTGGCTTAGGTAGTGCAATATTCGGACTGTGCGCCCTACTTCAATTGCAGCAGAACGAACCGTATCTTCAAACAATTGTCTTTCGACAACTCCCGAACAAGAAAAAGTAAACAAAATACCTCCAGACTTGATTTGCTTCAATGCCTTTGCGTTCAAGCGTCTATAGGCTTTCATTGCTCTGTGTCTGGCTTTGAGACTTTTGGCGAACGCAGGTGGGTCTAATACGATTACATCATATTGTTGAGGTGGCTCACTCAAAAAAGTCATCACATCAGCTGTAAATGATTGATGTTTATTTTGCTCCGATTGAAGATTATTTATAAGTACATTTTCATCAGTCCAATCTATTGCTTTTTGAGAACTGTCGACTGAATGTACCAACGAAGCACCAGCCTTTAGTGCATAGACCGAAAAACCGCCTGAATAACAAAATGTATTCAAAACCGATTTGTCGGCTACATATTGGGCGAGCAGTTGTCGATTGTCACGTTGGTCAATAAAAAAACCTGTTTTTTGCCCCTTTTCCCAATCTACTTTGAATAAATGGCCATTTTCAGAAACATTTTTTTGCTCCAAATTGCCGAGGAGATAAGGATTGAAGGAAGAAATAGATGCTTCGTCAATAGTATTTTTTTGCTCATTCTTATTAAATGTCAGTGATTTATCATACACAGCTTTTAGTTTGGCACCCATCACTTCCTTCAATGCAGCAGTAATCTCATGCCTTTGCTGAAAAATTCCTACTGAGTGGGCTTGCAATACGGCAGTGCCGTTGTAATAATCTATAATCAAACCCGAAAGTCCATCCCCCTCTGCATTCACCAACCGAAAGACATTGGTCTGTTCGCTATCAATCAATCCAATGGCTTTTCGATAGTCATAAGCCTGTTGCAGTTTTCGTTTCCAAAATTGAAGATCAATGGCTTCTTCTTCAAAGGTCAATACACGCACTGAAATACTACCCTGTTTGGAGTAGTAACCTGTGGCAATGTGCCGATTTTGCGGAGTAAATACACTGACTATCTCCCCTTCTTTTGGTTGCCCTTCAATTGTTTGGATGGCTCCCGAAAAAATCCACGGATGTCGGCGATGAACAGCAGCTACTTTTGAAGCCTTGAGGCTTATTTTTGGGTATATTTGTTGCACTTGCTTATTTTAAATTTTGACCTCTTATGATTGCAATCGCCTCATTTAGGCTCATGCTATTCTGTTCTCCACTTTCCATATTCTTCAATTTCAACGAACTCGCTTCCATTTCCTCCTCACCAACAAATACCACAAAAGGAATATTCTTGGCATTGGCATATTTCATCTGTTTCACCATTTTAACATCATCTGGAAAAAGCTCAGATGCAATATTTGCCTGTCTAAACTTTTGCAGCAATTGGAAAGCATATTCTTCGGAGGTTCCACCAAAATTGATAAACAAAACTTTGGTCGTGTTTGTAGCGAGGTTTTCAAACAGACCCAACTCTTCCATCACATCGTAAATCCTATCCAAACCAAAAGAAATACCTACTCCCGACATTCCCTTCAATCCAAAATTACCCGTCAAATCATCGTAACGACCTCCGCCACTGATGCTACCCATTTGTGCATCTTTGGCCTTCACTTCATAAATCGTACCTGTGTAGTAATTTAATCCACGAGCCAAAGTAATATCTAATACTACTTCTTGTTGAAAATCAAGTTTGTTTAAATATCCAAGTACCGTTTTCAACTCTTCGACACCTTTGCAGCCAACGGGAGAATCGGCCAAGCCTTGCTCCAAAACAGCCATCTTATCAGCGTTTGAACCCGTGGTATCTAAAAAGATTTTGATTTTGTCAATAGCTTCCTGTGAAATTCCTCTACTCAACAATTCTTTAGCTACACCTTCAATACCAATTTTATCGAGCTTGTCTATCGCAATCGTAATGTCCATAAATTTGTCTGCTGCCCCAATCACTTCTGCAATCCCAATCAGCACCTTCCGATTATTGAGTCTAATCTCTACGTTCACGCCAAGTTTGGTATAGACCTCATCCAGTATCTGGGTAAGTTCTACTTCATTGAGCAAAGATTCTGAGCCGATAACATCTGCATCACATTGGTAAAATTCTCTATACCGCCCTTTTTGAGGCCTATCCCCCCTCCAAACTGGTTGAATCTGATAGCGTTTGTAGGGAAAAGCCAAATTGTGTTGATTCATAACCACATACCGAGCAAAAGGAACAGTTAAATCATAGCGTAAGCCTCTCTCACACAAAGAGGCAACAAATTTTCCATAATCCTTTTCTTCAAAAGCTTTGACATTCGCCTTTTCTACTTTTCTACCTTGATTCATGATTCTAAACAACAACTGATCTCCTTCATCACCATATTTTCCAGTAAGTGTAGAAAGGTTTTCCATGGTAGGCGTTTCGAGCGGCTGAAAACCATATTTTTCATACACTGCTCTTATTGTATCCATTATGAAATACCGCTTTTGCAGTTCTTCTGCTCCAAAATCTCGTGTTCCTTGAGGTAAACTTGGTTTCATAGTTTTTTAATTGTTAAATTTTCGTTGCAAAAATAGACAAGATAAATACCCAATAAAAATGAAAGTGAAAATTAAAATGAAATCACTTCAAATATCCTTTTACATTTTTATTTCAATTTTGATTTTCATTCCTACTAATGGTTGTAATTTTGCAATTGAATACTTCAACTGTGTTCACTTATTTTTAGTTCCTTGCATTGTAAAACTTTGGCAATGGAAGTCTCCTTTAAATTTAGACTTTGGACGAAGGAGCAAAGATGCAAGAAGTAAAAATTCAATTGATTGATAATCAATTATTCACGCCTAATCGAATCAATGGATTAAATTTTGATTATCAATTCTTTATATCTCGCATCTTGCTTCCTATTTCTTTCGTCCAAAGTCCAATATAAATGTCAAGTTGATTTTTTAAACAAACTGATTATAAGTTTTTTTTTCATTATTTTTTTAATTTATTTATTATGACTTTTAAAAAATTTTTTGAGGATAAGTTGTTCTTAGAAATGCCGTGGTTAATCGGCTATGTGTTGGTGATATTATTTGTAACTTGGCTGTTTGCCAAATTGTTTGCCCGTATTTTTGACCGCTACATCCTTCGTTCTACAGCTTTAATCAACAATGACCCAACAAGTTATCAATTTATCAAACATTTAGGTAGAGCCTTTATCTATATTTTGGGATTTAGTGTAGCCGTTTATGCCATTCCTTCGCTTCGCAGTGTTTCGACCTCTTTGTTAGCAGGTGCAGGGATTTTGGCAGCCATTGTAGGTTTTGCATCTCAAAGTGCGTTTTCTAATATAATTAGTGGTCTGTTTATCATCGTTTTTAGACCATTTCGAGTAAATGACCATTTGATTATTGACCAAACTACTTTTGGTGTTGTGGAAGATGTTACCTTACGACATACAATTCTGAAAAGCCCTGAAAATCGCCGAATTGTGATTCCCAACTCAGTAATGAGTGAAAAAATTATTCTCAATGCCCATCTCAATGATCCTCGTGTGTGTAAGTTTATTGAAGTTAGCATTGCGTATGACTCCGATATGGATTTAGCAATGGAGGTTATGCGAGAACACATTGAGAACCATCCTCTTTGTATAGATACTCGAACCGAATTGCAGAAACAGGAAGGGGAGCCAAAAGTAAAGGTCAGAGTATTGAAACTTGAAGAATATGGGATTCGGCTTCGTGCTTGGTGTTGGACAGCAAATAATGGTGATGGTTTTGATATGACCTGCGACATGAATAAAGTTTTGATAGAACAATTCAGAATAGCCAATATCGAAATTCCTTATCCTCATCAGGTAATCATTCACAAAAATACTTTATTAGATTCAAATTCAACGCCAAAAACTTAACAGGCTTGATGTTTTGTTTTAGCATTAATTGTCAAATAACTTATCCTGTTATTTTTCTATATTTGCATCCAACACTAATAAAAATTGTAGTATGTCGAACAAGAATATCAATGTAGCTCTTCTAAAAGAAATCTGTGAGGTGGAAGGTGCACCAGGTTTTGAGCAGCCCATACGTGAAGTAATCCTTCGTGAGGTGACGCCACTTGTAGATAAAGTGGAGGTGGATAATATGGGTAATGTGACGGCCATTAAAAAAGGACGTAGTAGTGATAAAAAAATCATGTTGACTGCTCACATGGATGAGATTGGATTTATCGTCAAATACATTGATGATAAGGGGTTTATTAAGTTTCACACATTGGGTGGTTTCGATCCAAAAACCTTGACCGCTCAAAGGGTGAAAGTACATGGTTCGAAGAATTTAATTGGAGTGATGGGTTCTAAACCTATTCACCTGATGACTCCCGAAGAGCGCAACAAAAACCCACGCATTGATGATTATTTTATTGATATGGGCATGGGTAAAGAAGAAGTTGAAAAATACATCACTATCGGTGATCCAATTACCCGTGAACGTGAACTGATTGAAATGGGGGATTGTGTAAACTGCAAATCTATTGACAATCGGGTATCGGTTTTCATTCAGATTGAGATGCTTAGAGAAATGAAAGAAATTCCACCTTATGATGTCTATGCAGTTTTTACTGTGCAAGAAGAAATTGGCATTAGAGGTGCTAATGTTTCAAGTTTGGCGATTCAACCCGATTTTGGTTTTTGTATTGACACCACGATTGCCTTTGATGTCCCAGGTTCAAGTGCATCTGAACAGGTGACAGCTTTGGGTAGTGGCGTTGGTATCAAAATTATGGATTCTTCGGTAGTTTGTGATTACCGAATGGTTGCCTACATGAAACAACTGGCACAAAACCATAGCATCAAATGGCAGCCCGAAATTTTGACAGCTGGAGGTACAGATTCAGCAGGAATGCAACGCATGACCGCTGGCGGTGCCATTGTTGGAGCAGTTTCTATCCCTACTCGACACATTCATCAGGTTATCGAAATGGCACACAAAGAGGATATTAGAGCAACAATTGAATTGTTGAAGGTATGCATCAAGAATGTGGATCAGTACGATTGGGCGCACAAAAGAAGGTATTGACTTCTTTAGACTTTGGACGAAAGAAGTAGGAAGCAAGATATAAAAGATTGCTAATCAAAATCTTAAACCATTAATGTGATTAGGTGCAAATAATTTGTTATCAATTAATTAAATTCTCACTTCTTTACTCCTTTGTCCAAAATCTAAATATCTTACGCCTTTGAGAATAAACTTCAAAAGTTTCTTACCAAAATCTTCAATGAACCTCAATTTCAAAAATGGAGGTTTTGCAGCCATCTGTTTATCATTTGATTAGCTGCTTACTGACTACCAATATGCACAAAACCCGACCAATATTTTGGAGCATAACCTTGTGTTATCATTTTTATTTTAGAAGCTTGAAGAGATGAACCATAGGCTTTTTGGGCAAGAATATCTTGGTACAAATACTGCATCAATTCTGCGCTATGTCGGTCATAAACCTTGAAGAGTGTATAAATTACATTCCTTGCGCCAGCATACAAAAACCCTCGATTAATCGCCATCACACCTTCTCCTTTGGCTACTTTTCCAACACCACTATCACAACAACTCACAACAACTAAATCGGCATTTAGTGAAAGATTGTAAATTTCAGCCATAGTCAAAATACCTTCTAAATCATCTTTCTGGAAAGAAAAAACAATACCATCCGAAGAATAAGCCTCTTCCTGTTCAAAATAAGGCTGACCAAAGGCATGTGCTGCAATATGCACATATTTGTAATCAATGACATGTTGTTTAAAATGTTCTTTGGAGGCTGCCGAGTGTAAGAATATAGCTGCTTCATATCCTTTTTCTTCAAAAGCAGTTTTTATTCCTTCAATTTCGGCAGCAGAGTGATAGAGTGTTTTATAATTAAGCCCAATGTCTTGATAAACAGGTGCAAATCCTACAAAACTAAAACTGGAGGAAAGTTCACTCTTTTGCTTGTTCTTTCCATAATGCCACAAAGTAGCCGAATAATGATAACTAATGGCATAATTATTCACCAAATACGGCATTTCTGCATATCTTAGAGAAGATGGTTTTTGGGTAAGCAGTGTTTCAAAAGGTAAAAAACCCAAATCACCGTCAGGGATTATGTGTAAATATTGAATAGTATCGAACAACTCATTTTGCAAACTCTGCTTCAGCAAAGTTTCGTAAAGAGCATAAGCCAATTGCTGATATTCTTTGGCGTTTTCAGCATAAATAGCTTCAATGAAATCTGCAATTTGTTCATTCAGTGTAGATTCCGAAATAACAATACACTTAGTGAGTACAAATGCTCTGCCTATTACAAAAAGATACGTTTGATGTCTCCCTACAAAAAACTCCACAATTGCCGTTTGGTTATCCAGTGATTTTTGAAGCTCCTGAACAACAATGTTATGTACTTTATATTTGAGTTGAAAATAATTGGGATATTCTTTTTCCAACTTCTCAATCAGTGATTCATAGTCACGCTGATAATCAAAGTGTTGATTTTGCCATTGCCGCAACTGCTCCAAATTTCGCTCAATCTCCACCTTACACCGCTCTCGATTAATCGCATTGTCCAACTCCGTAAGTGAAATTCGCAAATCGTAGGCCTCATTGAGCCATTTTTCGGGAATATCAGATGCCAAGCGTGCATCAATATCTTTCAATGACCCCAACAGGACCATCCCTTTTCCTTGTTCCGCAAAAGTAAAAGCCAAATTCGTTGCATCATTTTTAATAGCTGTCTCTATAGCAGCCTCATACATTTGATGTGCTTTTTCTGCCAAGGTCAAATGAGTACTCTCTGCTTTGTAGCCTCGTCTTAGTTGTGTCATCAATTTTGCCGCCAACTGATAAGTCTTCAATGCCAATCGACCATAATCTGTATTTTTATTTTCCGTTTTTGATAGGTGCATACTTTGGAAACATATCGCCTTGGATTGCAGTATCTCCAATAAAATATGAGCATCCATATATTGGTGAATGGATGGATTTTCGAGGATATTTTCGGGCGAAAACTGTGGAATAACAATTTGCAATGCATTTTGACAATAAGACAATGCTTCTACAAAAAACCCTTTTTCCTGCAAACAATTTGCTATATTATTGTATGTAATCGCCAAACTTGGATGGTCGCTCGCCAATGTCTTTTGGCGGATAGTCAAAACCATATTGTGGTGATTTAAAGCTACATCAAACATACCTTTCTGCCGATAACAAAATCCAATATTATCCAAAACACTTGCAATATTTGGATGGTGATCGCCATAAATCGCTTGTTTTATCTTCAATGACTTGTTGTAAAAATGCAAAGCCTCATCGTGCTTATCTTTGCTAAAATAACAAGCCCCCATATTTAGAAGTGTTTGCGCCACACTCCAATGGTCTTCCCCAAAATGTTGTTGTCTAATCTTTAAGGCTTTTTGTAAGTAAACAAGTGCTGTATCATAAGTTCCTTTGCTATGATAACAAAGTCCTAAATTATTCAGGCTTTGTGCCACCGAAGAATGTTCGCTTCCCAAATAACGGATTCGCAAATCCAATGATTTATTGTAATATGCCAATGCTTTGTTGTAAAATCCTTGTGCATCATAACAAATACCTATGCCATTGTACGTGACAGCCAAAGCAATATTATCCTCTCCCAATAAATTTGTTTTGATATTTTTTGATTCCAAATGGTATCGCAAGGCTTTGTTGTACAGACCTTTGTAGTAATAAGTATTGCCAATATTATTGTATGAATCTGCAACATCAAGATGTGTTTTACCCAATCCACGTATACGAAGATCTAAAGCTTGTTCAAAACAAGCCAAAGCAATATCATAATTACCTTCGTCAAAACACTCATTTCCTTGATTATGAATGTTTTTTACAGCTTCCCAATAGCCATCGCCTATAATATGTATATTTTCTTTATTGTCCATGTATTAAATCACATCCAAAATAAATTACCGTATAAATGACCTAAAAAGTAAAATTAGGGAAAATAGGTATAAAGGTCAAAAAGTTTCACAAGTATTTAACTATTAAATATTTGCAAGCAAACAATTTTATGACAATAAGGAACTTTTTTGAGGTTTTTGGGGTTAATAAGGTTGTGTATCAGCGTGAACCTTCTCAATTTACAACCTTTAGTCAATCTTCACCTTTTTTTAATCACATACAATTAAATAGATGACAAACTATTTAAAGGACAAATCATTTATCAAGGGATTGGTAATCATAATTGTTATGCTACTACTTTATCCATATCTGAATTCACTAAGTTCTTTGACTAAATTTTTTCAAACCAAAGAACTTTATTTGAAGGACAAAGCGAGAGTCTATGTTAGAGACATTGACGACTTTGAAAAAAAAGTGAGAAATATTAGCAATAAATTAGACATACATCCCAATTGGTTAATGGCAATTATGCACTCCGAATCCAAATTAGATGCTTCGGTCGTCAATTTGAAAGGCAGCGGTGCAGCAGGTTTGATTCAATTTTTACCCACTACTGCCATTGATATGGACATCACCGTAGAACAAATGAGAAACCTCAATCATGTTCAACAACTTGATTATGTACATACTTATTTAAAAGGTGTGAAGGAAACAAGAAAGGTAAATTACAACAATATTACTGATCTATATTTAGCTATTTTATATCCAGCTGCAATTGGCAAAGATGTGGAATTTGTATTGTACCGAAAACCCAGCGAAAAGTATCAAGCAAACAGTGGTTTGGATGAAAATCGGGATGGAGAAATAAGTATTAGTGATATTGATTTGCGTATGCAGCGATTGTATCCTATTGCTTATCAATCAACTGTCAATAGTTTTTTGCAGTTTAGTTTTACTTTTTATTGCTTTCTTTTTGCAGGAGTTTTACTGATTTTCCGCAAAAAAATTCCATTGCAGCGAATACGGTATGAAGTGATTCATACATACCAAAAACTTCGACATGAAATACAACTGCGCCTGCCTCGAAAACTATAAAAACTTTTGCGATTTCATCCAGTCATCGTTGTAAACCTTTCCTACATAACGACTTCCGTGATCGTGAAAAATCACCACTACCAGATCATCTTCTGTCAATTGGTCTTTGATTTCTACTATTCCTTGCACAGCCGATCCACAGGAATAACCCAAAAACAAACCCTCGCCAGTTGCCAATTCCCTTGCCAACACTGCGCCGTCCTTGTCCGTTACTTTCACAAATTGGTCAATGATGCCAAAATCAATATTTTCAGGAATAATATCTTCACCAATACCTTCGGTGATGTAAGAATAAATTTCATCATTGTCGATTTCACCCGTTTCGTGATACGCCTTCAATGTAGAACCATACGTATCCACTCCAATGATTTTAATATCAGGGTTTTGTTCTTTAAGATACTTACCCGTACCCGAAATCGTTCCGCCTGTTCCTACACCAACAACCAAATGGGTGATTTTTCCCTCGGTTTGTTTCCAAATCTCTGGTCCCGTAGTATTGTAGTGGGCTTGTCGGTTGGAAAGATTATCGTACTGATTGGCATAAAAGGAGTTAGGCGTTTCTTCATGTAGCCTTTTTGCGACAGAGTAGTAGGAGCGCGGATCTTCAGGTGCTACGTTGGTAGGGCAAATAATCACTTCTGCACCCATTGCTTTCAGGATATCTACCTTTTCTTGTGACTGCTTATCTGTTGTCGTAAAAATACATTTGTAGCCTTTCACCGCCGCTGCAATCGCCAAACCCATACCAGTATTGCCTGATGTACCTTCAATGATAGTCCCGCCAGGTTTCAATGCACCAGAAGCTTCTGCATCTTCCACCATTTTGAGAGCCATACGATCTTTGATAGAATTTCCAGGATTGAAAAATTCTACTTTTCCCAATACGGTTGCTCGCACCCCATATTTTTGGGGAACTTTGTTCAGACGAACTAACGGAGTATTGCCAATTGTTTCTAAAATATTGTTGTAATACATTTGGCAAAATTACGAAAAGCAATAATGATGATGAAAAAAATCCTCTTCAAATTTCAAGAATTTTATGCTATCATAAAATAGGAGAACTCATTTGTCAGTGCCATCTGGTAAATCTGTGTTCTTATCTCTAAAATAAATCAAAATGGTAGGCAACAACACCAAGTTGGCAAAAATCGCTACCACAATCGTCATTGAAGTGAGCAAACCCAAATAAAATGTGCCTTTGAACTCTGAACCTGTGAAAATGACAAAACCAAAAAACAGAATAAAGGCAGTATAAAGCATACTCAAGCCTGTTTCTTGAATAGAAGCACTGACTGCTTTCACCACATCCTCTTCAAAATACTCCATTTCCAAGCGGTATTTTACCAAAAAATGAATGGTGAAGTCAACCGATATACCAAACGCTACGCTGAATATCAAGACCGTAGAAGGATTGAGCGAAATACCCAACATGGCCATCATTGCAGCCGTAAACAGCAAAGGAATAATATTGGGAATCAAGGCGATTATCAACATTTTGGTGGAGCGAAACAAAAAAGCAATTACCAATGAAATCAATAAAAAGGCAATCAAAACACTATTAATCAATCCTTTGATAAGATAGTCATAGCCCGCCAAAGCCACCACACTAGTTCCTGTATAACTGACTCTATATTTGTCAATCGG
The Chitinophagales bacterium genome window above contains:
- a CDS encoding class I SAM-dependent rRNA methyltransferase, with the protein product MQQIYPKISLKASKVAAVHRRHPWIFSGAIQTIEGQPKEGEIVSVFTPQNRHIATGYYSKQGSISVRVLTFEEEAIDLQFWKRKLQQAYDYRKAIGLIDSEQTNVFRLVNAEGDGLSGLIIDYYNGTAVLQAHSVGIFQQRHEITAALKEVMGAKLKAVYDKSLTFNKNEQKNTIDEASISSFNPYLLGNLEQKNVSENGHLFKVDWEKGQKTGFFIDQRDNRQLLAQYVADKSVLNTFCYSGGFSVYALKAGASLVHSVDSSQKAIDWTDENVLINNLQSEQNKHQSFTADVMTFLSEPPQQYDVIVLDPPAFAKSLKARHRAMKAYRRLNAKALKQIKSGGILFTFSCSGVVERQLFEDTVRSAAIEVGRTVRILHYLSQPADHPINIFHPEGHYLKGLVLYVN
- the hisS gene encoding histidine--tRNA ligase translates to MKPSLPQGTRDFGAEELQKRYFIMDTIRAVYEKYGFQPLETPTMENLSTLTGKYGDEGDQLLFRIMNQGRKVEKANVKAFEEKDYGKFVASLCERGLRYDLTVPFARYVVMNQHNLAFPYKRYQIQPVWRGDRPQKGRYREFYQCDADVIGSESLLNEVELTQILDEVYTKLGVNVEIRLNNRKVLIGIAEVIGAADKFMDITIAIDKLDKIGIEGVAKELLSRGISQEAIDKIKIFLDTTGSNADKMAVLEQGLADSPVGCKGVEELKTVLGYLNKLDFQQEVVLDITLARGLNYYTGTIYEVKAKDAQMGSISGGGRYDDLTGNFGLKGMSGVGISFGLDRIYDVMEELGLFENLATNTTKVLFINFGGTSEEYAFQLLQKFRQANIASELFPDDVKMVKQMKYANAKNIPFVVFVGEEEMEASSLKLKNMESGEQNSMSLNEAIAIIRGQNLK
- a CDS encoding mechanosensitive ion channel family protein, producing MTFKKFFEDKLFLEMPWLIGYVLVILFVTWLFAKLFARIFDRYILRSTALINNDPTSYQFIKHLGRAFIYILGFSVAVYAIPSLRSVSTSLLAGAGILAAIVGFASQSAFSNIISGLFIIVFRPFRVNDHLIIDQTTFGVVEDVTLRHTILKSPENRRIVIPNSVMSEKIILNAHLNDPRVCKFIEVSIAYDSDMDLAMEVMREHIENHPLCIDTRTELQKQEGEPKVKVRVLKLEEYGIRLRAWCWTANNGDGFDMTCDMNKVLIEQFRIANIEIPYPHQVIIHKNTLLDSNSTPKT
- a CDS encoding M42 family metallopeptidase, whose amino-acid sequence is MSNKNINVALLKEICEVEGAPGFEQPIREVILREVTPLVDKVEVDNMGNVTAIKKGRSSDKKIMLTAHMDEIGFIVKYIDDKGFIKFHTLGGFDPKTLTAQRVKVHGSKNLIGVMGSKPIHLMTPEERNKNPRIDDYFIDMGMGKEEVEKYITIGDPITRERELIEMGDCVNCKSIDNRVSVFIQIEMLREMKEIPPYDVYAVFTVQEEIGIRGANVSSLAIQPDFGFCIDTTIAFDVPGSSASEQVTALGSGVGIKIMDSSVVCDYRMVAYMKQLAQNHSIKWQPEILTAGGTDSAGMQRMTAGGAIVGAVSIPTRHIHQVIEMAHKEDIRATIELLKVCIKNVDQYDWAHKRRY
- a CDS encoding CHAT domain-containing tetratricopeptide repeat protein, translating into MDNKENIHIIGDGYWEAVKNIHNQGNECFDEGNYDIALACFEQALDLRIRGLGKTHLDVADSYNNIGNTYYYKGLYNKALRYHLESKNIKTNLLGEDNIALAVTYNGIGICYDAQGFYNKALAYYNKSLDLRIRYLGSEHSSVAQSLNNLGLCYHSKGTYDTALVYLQKALKIRQQHFGEDHWSVAQTLLNMGACYFSKDKHDEALHFYNKSLKIKQAIYGDHHPNIASVLDNIGFCYRQKGMFDVALNHHNMVLTIRQKTLASDHPSLAITYNNIANCLQEKGFFVEALSYCQNALQIVIPQFSPENILENPSIHQYMDAHILLEILQSKAICFQSMHLSKTENKNTDYGRLALKTYQLAAKLMTQLRRGYKAESTHLTLAEKAHQMYEAAIETAIKNDATNLAFTFAEQGKGMVLLGSLKDIDARLASDIPEKWLNEAYDLRISLTELDNAINRERCKVEIERNLEQLRQWQNQHFDYQRDYESLIEKLEKEYPNYFQLKYKVHNIVVQELQKSLDNQTAIVEFFVGRHQTYLFVIGRAFVLTKCIVISESTLNEQIADFIEAIYAENAKEYQQLAYALYETLLKQSLQNELFDTIQYLHIIPDGDLGFLPFETLLTQKPSSLRYAEMPYLVNNYAISYHYSATLWHYGKNKQKSELSSSFSFVGFAPVYQDIGLNYKTLYHSAAEIEGIKTAFEEKGYEAAIFLHSAASKEHFKQHVIDYKYVHIAAHAFGQPYFEQEEAYSSDGIVFSFQKDDLEGILTMAEIYNLSLNADLVVVSCCDSGVGKVAKGEGVMAINRGFLYAGARNVIYTLFKVYDRHSAELMQYLYQDILAQKAYGSSLQASKIKMITQGYAPKYWSGFVHIGSQ
- a CDS encoding transglycosylase SLT domain-containing protein, translated to MTKFFQTKELYLKDKARVYVRDIDDFEKKVRNISNKLDIHPNWLMAIMHSESKLDASVVNLKGSGAAGLIQFLPTTAIDMDITVEQMRNLNHVQQLDYVHTYLKGVKETRKVNYNNITDLYLAILYPAAIGKDVEFVLYRKPSEKYQANSGLDENRDGEISISDIDLRMQRLYPIAYQSTVNSFLQFSFTFYCFLFAGVLLIFRKKIPLQRIRYEVIHTYQKLRHEIQLRLPRKL
- a CDS encoding pyridoxal-phosphate dependent enzyme, whose protein sequence is MYYNNILETIGNTPLVRLNKVPQKYGVRATVLGKVEFFNPGNSIKDRMALKMVEDAEASGALKPGGTIIEGTSGNTGMGLAIAAAVKGYKCIFTTTDKQSQEKVDILKAMGAEVIICPTNVAPEDPRSYYSVAKRLHEETPNSFYANQYDNLSNRQAHYNTTGPEIWKQTEGKITHLVVGVGTGGTISGTGKYLKEQNPDIKIIGVDTYGSTLKAYHETGEIDNDEIYSYITEGIGEDIIPENIDFGIIDQFVKVTDKDGAVLARELATGEGLFLGYSCGSAVQGIVEIKDQLTEDDLVVVIFHDHGSRYVGKVYNDDWMKSQKFL